A portion of the Labilithrix sp. genome contains these proteins:
- the gmd gene encoding GDP-mannose 4,6-dehydratase yields the protein MTKRALITGIAGQDGSYLGELLMAKGYEVHGMVRRSSSMNRGRIDHLFLKGGADGMPVHRLHYGDLTDASSVNRLLREVRPDEIYNLGAQSHVKVSFEVPEYTAETAGLGTLRLLEGVREAGYAPKIYQAGSSEMFGMVCEIPQTEKTPFYPRSPYAAAKVYAHWITVNYREAYGMFACNGILFNHESPRRGEAFVTRKVTRGVAAIKLGLAKELTLGNLEAKRDWGYAKDYVEAMWLMLQQETPDDYVVATGETHTVRELCEVAFAHVGLDYEEHVKVDKHYFRPTEVDLLVGDASKAKRVLGWEPKVRFHELVKLMVDADLEHMKREARG from the coding sequence ATGACGAAGCGCGCGCTCATCACGGGCATCGCCGGGCAGGACGGCTCGTACCTCGGCGAGCTCCTCATGGCGAAGGGCTACGAGGTGCACGGCATGGTGCGCCGCTCGAGCTCGATGAACCGCGGGCGCATCGACCACCTCTTCCTGAAGGGCGGCGCGGACGGGATGCCGGTGCACCGCCTCCACTACGGAGACCTCACCGACGCGTCGAGCGTGAACCGCTTGCTCCGCGAGGTGCGGCCCGACGAGATCTACAACCTCGGCGCGCAGAGCCACGTGAAGGTCAGCTTCGAGGTGCCGGAGTACACCGCCGAGACGGCGGGCCTCGGGACGCTGCGCCTCCTCGAGGGCGTGCGCGAGGCGGGGTACGCGCCGAAGATCTACCAGGCGGGATCGTCCGAGATGTTCGGCATGGTCTGCGAGATCCCGCAGACCGAGAAGACGCCGTTCTATCCGCGCTCGCCTTACGCGGCGGCGAAGGTCTACGCGCATTGGATCACGGTCAACTACCGCGAGGCGTACGGGATGTTCGCGTGCAACGGCATCCTCTTCAACCACGAGTCGCCGCGGCGCGGGGAGGCGTTCGTCACGCGCAAGGTCACGCGCGGCGTCGCGGCGATCAAGCTCGGGCTCGCGAAGGAGCTCACGCTCGGCAACCTCGAGGCGAAGCGCGACTGGGGCTACGCCAAGGACTACGTCGAGGCGATGTGGCTCATGCTCCAGCAAGAGACGCCGGACGACTACGTCGTCGCGACGGGGGAGACGCACACCGTCCGCGAGCTCTGCGAGGTCGCGTTCGCGCACGTCGGCCTCGACTACGAGGAGCACGTGAAGGTCGACAAACACTACTTCCGGCCCACCGAGGTCGACCTCCTCGTCGGCGACGCGAGCAAGGCGAAGCGCGTGCTCGGCTGGGAGCCGAAGGTCCGCTTCCACGAGCTCGTGAAGCTGATGGTCGACGCCGACCTCGAGCACATGAAGCGCGAGGCCCGCGGATGA
- a CDS encoding DUF2029 domain-containing protein, translated as MTRRAWGALVLVLVVGAVWLNQGVGLARWKAERGTASAIAAPFQFLYRRAPDEEMYFATASATLGEPYDPKAFEIRGPTPLPVADVPADGRFHVPYAEVPFEYPPPNVPFVVAPRLFAGTFEGYARVFGAVMAGLLAAAAALAARLGAVRAGTRDETASRLFVFAGLLLAHGAIAIQRLDALVALLLVLVVRAGVRRDDGALGFWSGLVGATKVVPFVVGVAVLAATRPDRARVARFAAGSALGLGLGFLPMLALSPSSVATFLRYHGARGLNVESTLGVLYGAATRERAVLDFGSFNFHGGVADALAKLTTVLLVVLVAVVLRAAHRASSNAVALAAVAATLAVWLGGKVFSPQYLTWMLPLVLAVPGAGWRRLALAFGGVLVLTQLYYRGWFDHVYLQKPLGVATMLARLALLGVLFHRVLRALDPAPPPREEAAAQ; from the coding sequence ATGACGCGGCGGGCTTGGGGCGCGCTCGTCCTCGTCTTGGTGGTGGGGGCCGTCTGGTTGAACCAGGGGGTGGGGCTCGCGCGGTGGAAGGCGGAGCGCGGGACGGCGTCGGCGATCGCGGCGCCGTTTCAGTTCCTGTACCGGCGCGCACCGGACGAGGAGATGTACTTCGCGACCGCGTCGGCGACGCTCGGCGAGCCGTACGATCCGAAGGCGTTCGAGATCCGGGGACCGACGCCCTTGCCGGTCGCGGACGTGCCCGCCGACGGGCGCTTTCACGTGCCGTACGCCGAGGTCCCCTTCGAGTACCCGCCGCCGAACGTGCCGTTCGTCGTCGCGCCGCGCCTCTTCGCCGGCACGTTCGAGGGCTACGCGCGCGTCTTCGGCGCGGTGATGGCGGGGCTCCTCGCGGCGGCGGCGGCGCTCGCGGCGCGCCTCGGGGCGGTACGTGCCGGCACGCGGGACGAGACGGCGTCGCGGCTCTTCGTGTTCGCGGGGCTCCTGCTCGCGCACGGGGCGATCGCGATCCAGCGGCTCGACGCGCTCGTGGCGCTCTTGCTCGTGCTCGTCGTGCGCGCGGGGGTGCGGCGGGACGACGGCGCGCTCGGGTTCTGGTCGGGGCTCGTCGGGGCGACGAAGGTCGTGCCGTTCGTCGTCGGCGTCGCGGTCCTCGCCGCGACGCGGCCCGACCGCGCGCGCGTGGCTCGCTTCGCCGCGGGGAGCGCGCTCGGGCTCGGGCTCGGCTTCCTCCCGATGCTCGCGCTGTCTCCATCGTCGGTCGCGACGTTCCTGCGCTACCACGGCGCGCGCGGCCTCAACGTCGAGTCGACCCTCGGCGTCCTCTACGGCGCCGCGACGCGCGAGCGCGCGGTCCTCGACTTCGGCTCGTTCAACTTCCACGGCGGCGTCGCCGACGCGCTCGCGAAGCTCACGACCGTGCTCCTCGTCGTCCTCGTCGCCGTCGTCCTCCGCGCGGCGCATCGCGCGAGCTCGAACGCGGTCGCGCTCGCCGCCGTCGCGGCGACGCTCGCGGTGTGGCTCGGGGGCAAGGTGTTCTCGCCGCAGTACCTCACCTGGATGCTGCCGCTCGTCCTCGCGGTGCCGGGCGCGGGATGGAGGCGGCTCGCGCTCGCGTTCGGCGGCGTCCTCGTGCTGACGCAGCTCTACTACCGCGGCTGGTTCGATCACGTGTACCTGCAGAAGCCGCTCGGCGTCGCGACGATGCTCGCGCGCCTCGCGCTCCTCGGCGTCCTCTTCCACCGCGTCCTCCGCGCGCTTGACCCTGCTCCGCCGCCGAGGGAAGAAGCCGCCGCACAATGA
- a CDS encoding GDP-mannose 4,6-dehydratase, with amino-acid sequence MSAALIIGSAGQDGLLLAAQLAERGVAVTGVDRGDVDLTAARSVADLVARVAPDAIYYLAAHHHSSEDAPEPTPVLLEKSLAVHVTGLVHVLEAAGAARVFYAASSHVFGVPDTVTQNEDTPRRPINVYGMTKSLGMDVVRHYREARGVHASSGILYNHESPLRGPTFLSSRVARAAARREKIAVGSLSASVDWGWAADYTEAMQRIVACPDPGDYVVATGEAHSVAQLAEAAFAAVGLDWREWVTEDGGILKKAGATLVGDASKLRARTGWAPTVGFADMVLRLVASRGAAA; translated from the coding sequence TTGAGCGCCGCGCTCATCATCGGGAGCGCCGGGCAGGACGGCCTCCTCCTCGCCGCGCAGCTCGCCGAGCGCGGGGTCGCCGTCACCGGCGTCGATCGCGGCGACGTCGATCTCACCGCCGCGCGCTCGGTCGCCGACCTCGTCGCGCGCGTCGCGCCGGACGCCATTTATTACCTCGCCGCGCACCATCACTCGTCGGAGGACGCGCCGGAGCCGACGCCGGTGCTGCTCGAGAAGAGCCTCGCCGTCCACGTCACCGGGCTCGTCCACGTCCTCGAGGCCGCCGGCGCGGCGCGCGTGTTCTACGCCGCGTCCTCGCACGTCTTCGGCGTCCCCGACACGGTGACGCAAAACGAAGACACCCCGCGCCGCCCGATCAACGTGTACGGGATGACGAAGAGCCTCGGGATGGACGTCGTCCGCCACTACCGCGAGGCGCGCGGCGTCCACGCCTCGAGCGGCATCCTCTACAACCACGAGTCGCCGCTCCGCGGACCGACCTTCCTCTCGTCGCGGGTCGCCCGCGCGGCGGCGCGGAGGGAGAAGATCGCGGTCGGCTCGCTCTCCGCCAGCGTTGACTGGGGTTGGGCTGCTGACTACACCGAGGCCATGCAGCGCATCGTGGCCTGTCCCGATCCAGGCGACTACGTCGTCGCGACAGGAGAGGCGCATAGCGTCGCGCAGTTGGCGGAGGCCGCCTTCGCCGCGGTCGGGCTCGACTGGCGCGAGTGGGTCACCGAGGACGGCGGCATCCTCAAGAAGGCCGGCGCCACGCTGGTGGGGGACGCGTCGAAGCTGCGCGCGCGCACGGGGTGGGCGCCGACGGTGGGCTTCGCGGACATGGTCCTTCGCCTCGTCGCGAGCCGAGGAGCAGCGGCATGA
- the rfbF gene encoding glucose-1-phosphate cytidylyltransferase produces the protein MKVVILAGGMGTRLSEETEVRPKPMVEIGGRPIIWHIMQRYAAYGFNEFVVALGYKGDFIKRYFRDYCALHGNMTVRMRDGEVQTHERDAEDWTIHLVDTGLDVMTGGRVKRLESHLSGGTFLLTYGDGVADIDLRAVVDCHRKQGRTATITAVRPPARFGGLVFANDDEGRVHEFTEKPQIGEGWINGGFMVFEPEIFRYLDDDQTVLEAHALERLAAEHQLSAYRHQGFWQCMDTMRDVKMLESLWQSGNPPWHA, from the coding sequence GAGATCGGCGGGCGCCCGATCATCTGGCACATCATGCAGCGCTACGCAGCCTACGGCTTCAACGAGTTCGTCGTCGCGCTGGGCTACAAAGGCGACTTCATCAAGCGGTACTTTCGCGACTACTGCGCGCTCCACGGGAACATGACCGTGCGCATGCGCGACGGCGAGGTGCAGACGCACGAGCGCGACGCGGAGGACTGGACGATCCACCTCGTCGACACCGGGCTCGACGTGATGACGGGCGGCCGCGTGAAGCGCCTCGAGTCGCACCTCTCGGGCGGCACGTTCCTCCTCACCTACGGTGACGGCGTCGCGGACATCGATCTCCGCGCCGTCGTCGACTGCCACCGCAAGCAGGGGCGCACCGCGACGATCACGGCGGTGCGTCCGCCCGCGCGCTTCGGCGGCCTCGTCTTCGCGAACGACGACGAGGGTCGCGTCCACGAGTTCACGGAGAAGCCGCAGATCGGGGAGGGCTGGATCAACGGCGGCTTCATGGTCTTCGAGCCGGAGATCTTCCGCTACCTCGACGACGACCAGACCGTCCTCGAGGCGCACGCGCTCGAGCGGCTCGCGGCGGAGCACCAGCTCAGCGCGTACCGCCATCAGGGCTTCTGGCAGTGCATGGATACGATGCGCGACGTCAAGATGCTCGAGTCGCTGTGGCAGTCGGGCAACCCACCCTGGCACGCGTAG
- a CDS encoding class I SAM-dependent methyltransferase, with protein sequence MSALAACRICGNTSLVTVLDLGAQALTGAFPRPPETHVAVSPLVLVKCHGEGACGLVQLAHTYDLGKMYGEGYGYRSSLNRSMVRHLAAKVEALRARRPVGAGDVVLDIGSNDGTTLAQYPAEVTRIGVDPTAAKFASYYQPGIQVAAEFFNALAFERLAPGKKARVVTSIAMFYDLPAPMDFVRDVARVLADDGIWHFEQSYLPSMLETNSYDTVCHEHLEYYGLRQIHWMTRRAGLRIIDVQLNDVNGGSFAVTVEKGEGDAPIVDEMIAKEDALGLHTLAPYEAFAARAERHRVELPALLEKLKAEGKKVLGLGASTKGNVVLQYCGIGPDLLPAIAEVNADKFGCVTPGTLIPIVSEDEARAEKPDVLMVLPWHFRKTFSERERPFLAGGGELLFPLPEIELAGAP encoded by the coding sequence ATGAGCGCGCTCGCGGCCTGCCGCATCTGCGGGAACACGAGCCTCGTCACCGTCCTCGACCTCGGCGCGCAGGCGCTCACCGGCGCGTTCCCGCGGCCGCCCGAGACGCACGTCGCCGTGAGCCCGCTCGTGCTCGTGAAATGCCACGGCGAGGGCGCGTGCGGCCTCGTCCAGCTCGCCCACACCTACGACCTCGGCAAGATGTACGGCGAGGGCTACGGCTACCGGAGCTCGCTCAACCGCTCGATGGTGCGGCACCTCGCGGCGAAGGTGGAGGCGCTCCGCGCGCGGCGGCCGGTGGGCGCCGGCGACGTGGTGCTCGACATCGGCTCGAACGACGGCACCACCCTCGCGCAATACCCCGCGGAGGTGACGCGCATCGGCGTCGATCCGACCGCCGCGAAGTTCGCGTCGTATTACCAACCAGGCATCCAGGTCGCGGCCGAGTTCTTCAATGCCCTTGCGTTCGAGCGGCTCGCGCCGGGCAAGAAGGCGCGCGTCGTCACGTCGATCGCGATGTTCTACGACCTGCCCGCGCCGATGGACTTCGTGCGCGACGTCGCGCGGGTCCTCGCCGACGACGGTATTTGGCATTTCGAGCAGAGCTATTTGCCGTCGATGCTCGAGACCAACTCGTACGACACGGTCTGCCACGAGCACCTCGAGTACTACGGACTACGCCAAATTCACTGGATGACCCGGCGCGCCGGACTACGGATCATCGACGTCCAGCTCAACGACGTGAATGGCGGCAGCTTCGCGGTGACGGTCGAGAAAGGGGAGGGGGACGCGCCGATCGTCGACGAGATGATCGCCAAAGAGGACGCGCTCGGCCTCCACACCCTCGCGCCGTACGAGGCCTTCGCCGCGCGGGCGGAGCGGCATCGGGTCGAGCTTCCTGCGCTCCTCGAGAAGCTGAAGGCGGAGGGCAAGAAGGTCCTCGGCCTCGGCGCTTCGACGAAGGGCAACGTCGTCCTCCAGTATTGCGGTATCGGGCCCGACCTCTTGCCCGCGATCGCGGAGGTCAACGCCGACAAATTCGGGTGCGTCACGCCGGGCACGCTCATCCCGATCGTGAGCGAGGACGAGGCGCGCGCGGAGAAGCCCGACGTCCTCATGGTCCTCCCCTGGCACTTCCGGAAGACGTTCTCCGAGCGCGAGCGCCCCTTCCTCGCCGGCGGCGGAGAGCTCCTCTTTCCGCTGCCGGAGATCGAGCTCGCCGGAGCCCCTTGA